In the genome of Solibacillus silvestris, one region contains:
- a CDS encoding cytochrome C assembly protein encodes MTEMVMTRLYELMIILYGLCIVLYFTDYLYKNIKFRRVAFWFVSIVWVLQTLFIVLFIIETKRFPILSLYEGVFFYAWLLTTLSIVLHCIVRVDLPVFFINVLSFVFMTIHLFAPQTNDQIVGDSLVSEMLLIHISFAIVSYAAFSVAFVFSLLYLILYRILKRKKLTNLWSRLPSLQQMVKWINLSTIIGIPLLLISLILGLEWAFLTLENVSIFDVKILGSFIVSIVYLIIFLLHQRGKLIGMVYAKVHVYLFLLVVINFFLGSKLSNFHLWV; translated from the coding sequence ATGACAGAAATGGTAATGACAAGATTATATGAGCTCATGATCATTCTCTATGGGCTCTGTATCGTACTATATTTCACAGACTATCTTTATAAAAATATAAAATTCAGACGCGTAGCTTTTTGGTTTGTTTCGATTGTTTGGGTGTTACAAACTTTATTTATCGTCTTATTTATCATTGAAACGAAGAGATTTCCGATCTTATCGTTGTATGAAGGAGTATTCTTTTATGCATGGCTCTTAACGACACTTTCTATCGTCCTTCATTGCATTGTACGAGTTGATTTACCAGTGTTTTTTATTAATGTATTGAGCTTTGTATTTATGACAATCCATTTATTTGCGCCGCAAACGAACGATCAGATTGTCGGTGATTCATTAGTTTCGGAAATGCTGCTAATCCATATTAGTTTTGCGATTGTGTCATACGCAGCTTTTTCTGTTGCGTTTGTCTTCTCGCTGCTATATTTAATTTTATATCGCATATTAAAACGAAAAAAGCTTACTAATTTATGGTCACGTTTGCCAAGTTTACAGCAAATGGTGAAATGGATTAATTTATCAACCATTATTGGTATTCCATTGCTATTAATAAGTTTAATTTTAGGATTAGAATGGGCATTTTTAACATTAGAGAATGTTTCAATTTTCGATGTGAAAATATTAGGTTCGTTTATCGTATCGATAGTTTACTTAATTATTTTCTTGCTGCATCAGAGAGGGAAATTAATTGGCATGGTATATGCTAAAGTGCATGTTTATTTATTTTTACTCGTAGTCATTAATTTCTTCCTCGGCAGCAAATTATCAAATTTCCATCTGTGGGTTTAG
- a CDS encoding uroporphyrinogen-III synthase, with protein MPSNALLGKTLIITGSAVVRTVEQLIEQHHGKVYNYPLIETVEKISKEDKFYLQELQAYHWLIFTSQNAVKSFVDKCIRHEQTIPATMKIAAVGEKTAALLKEHGYNIHFMPTVYSADVFVKEFSMMPGERALFIRGSKAKKTIHQGTGADEWTVYETRPCSKYFAQLTQCLLTEKHPIVIFASPSAVDIYAEHIVPHVAWQNVKFASIGHVTTAALEKHGVQPMVQPKIYTMQAVIEQLILEEQTK; from the coding sequence ATGCCGAGTAATGCACTCTTAGGAAAAACATTGATTATTACAGGGTCGGCTGTTGTAAGAACTGTAGAGCAATTGATTGAGCAACATCACGGGAAAGTTTATAATTATCCATTAATCGAAACAGTAGAAAAGATTTCTAAGGAAGATAAATTCTATCTTCAGGAATTACAGGCCTATCATTGGCTCATTTTTACGAGTCAAAATGCAGTGAAAAGCTTTGTCGATAAATGTATACGGCATGAACAGACGATTCCTGCAACAATGAAAATTGCAGCTGTCGGTGAAAAGACAGCTGCTTTATTAAAGGAGCATGGCTATAACATTCATTTTATGCCAACTGTTTACAGTGCTGATGTATTTGTGAAGGAATTTTCGATGATGCCAGGGGAACGTGCATTATTTATACGCGGATCAAAGGCGAAAAAAACGATACACCAAGGTACTGGAGCAGATGAATGGACCGTTTATGAAACACGTCCGTGCAGTAAATATTTTGCGCAGTTAACACAGTGCCTGCTGACCGAAAAACATCCGATTGTAATATTCGCCAGCCCTTCTGCGGTTGATATTTATGCTGAGCATATTGTGCCGCATGTAGCTTGGCAAAATGTGAAATTTGCATCGATTGGTCATGTAACAACAGCAGCCCTTGAAAAGCATGGGGTACAGCCAATGGTGCAACCGAAAATCTATACGATGCAAGCTGTAATTGAACAGCTCATCCTGGAGGAACAGACAAAATGA
- a CDS encoding hydroxymethylbilane synthase, with protein MRKIIVGSRKSKLALTQTNWFINELKEAGVPFDFEVKEIVTKGDRILDVQLSKVGGKGLFVKEIEQALYDKEIDFAVHSMKDMPAVLPKGLIIGCIPPREDARDAFISNGHVKFADLPKGAIVGTSSLRRSAQLLQARPDLEIKWIRGNVDTRLKKLETEDFDAIILAAAGLKRLGWSDEVVTEYLDIDICLPAVAQGSLGIECRADDTELLEQLTKLTDATTWATAHAERSFLAAMDGGCQVPIAGYATVVGDTITLTGLVAAPDASVTYKETLTGTDAVAVGKAVAAKLTEQGAFDLIQKVKAELDAE; from the coding sequence GTGAGAAAAATTATTGTAGGATCCCGAAAAAGTAAATTAGCATTAACACAAACAAACTGGTTTATTAATGAGCTAAAAGAGGCTGGCGTACCATTTGATTTTGAAGTTAAGGAAATTGTAACAAAAGGCGACCGCATTTTAGATGTACAGCTTTCTAAAGTTGGCGGTAAAGGACTATTCGTTAAAGAAATCGAGCAAGCTCTATATGATAAAGAAATCGATTTTGCCGTACACTCGATGAAAGATATGCCTGCCGTATTGCCGAAAGGGTTGATCATTGGCTGTATCCCTCCACGAGAAGATGCGCGCGATGCCTTTATTTCAAATGGTCATGTGAAATTTGCTGATCTGCCAAAAGGGGCAATCGTTGGAACGAGTTCATTACGTCGTAGCGCACAATTATTACAAGCACGTCCAGATCTTGAAATTAAGTGGATTCGCGGAAATGTCGATACACGTCTAAAAAAACTGGAAACTGAAGATTTCGATGCGATTATTTTAGCTGCAGCAGGCTTGAAACGACTTGGCTGGAGCGATGAAGTCGTTACGGAATATTTAGATATAGATATTTGCCTTCCAGCAGTTGCACAAGGTTCATTAGGTATTGAATGCCGTGCGGATGATACGGAGCTGCTTGAACAACTGACAAAATTAACAGACGCCACTACATGGGCTACAGCACATGCCGAGCGTTCATTCTTAGCTGCAATGGATGGCGGCTGCCAAGTCCCGATTGCCGGCTATGCAACAGTAGTAGGTGACACAATTACTTTAACTGGTCTAGTGGCAGCACCGGATGCTTCTGTAACGTATAAAGAAACGTTGACAGGTACAGATGCGGTTGCGGTTGGTAAAGCAGTTGCCGCAAAATTAACAGAGCAAGGTGCCTTTGACTTAATTCAAAAAGTAAAGGCTGAGTTAGATGCCGAGTAA